From a region of the Palaeococcus ferrophilus DSM 13482 genome:
- the rsmA gene encoding 16S rRNA (adenine(1518)-N(6)/adenine(1519)-N(6))-dimethyltransferase RsmA, translating to MINRRVFELIKKYNLRPEHSLGQNFLIVDDIVKRNVERAELKETDTVLEIGPGLGVLTDELSKHAGKVYAVEKDARIVEILKKEYSWSNVELILGDALEVPFPEFNKVVSNLPYQISSPITFRLLRHGFERAVLIYQLEFAQRMVARPGDRNYSRLSLAVRAKANAELVERIGNGAFYPRPKVDSAVVILEPKPKKEQVQLDENLVKALFQHRRQKVAKALKNSHHMLGLDRERFKAVRDVIKRVPHGEERVFQLDVEDVKDIEEFLRAEGVLR from the coding sequence ATGATAAACCGGCGCGTTTTTGAGCTCATCAAGAAGTACAACCTCCGCCCCGAACACTCCCTCGGTCAGAACTTCCTGATAGTTGATGATATAGTGAAGCGAAACGTGGAGAGGGCTGAGCTGAAGGAGACGGATACGGTGCTGGAGATAGGGCCGGGACTTGGAGTTCTCACGGACGAGCTCTCAAAGCACGCGGGGAAGGTTTACGCCGTGGAGAAGGATGCCCGCATCGTGGAGATACTGAAAAAGGAGTACTCCTGGTCAAACGTGGAGCTGATCCTTGGGGACGCCCTTGAGGTGCCCTTTCCGGAGTTCAACAAGGTCGTATCGAACCTCCCGTACCAGATTTCATCCCCCATAACCTTCAGGCTTTTGAGGCACGGTTTCGAGAGGGCCGTTCTCATATACCAGCTCGAGTTTGCCCAGAGGATGGTGGCGAGACCAGGGGACAGGAACTACTCCCGGCTTTCCCTCGCGGTGAGGGCAAAGGCCAACGCGGAGCTCGTGGAGCGCATAGGAAATGGTGCCTTCTACCCCCGGCCCAAAGTGGACTCCGCGGTGGTTATCTTAGAGCCAAAACCGAAGAAGGAACAGGTCCAGCTGGACGAGAACCTTGTTAAGGCCCTCTTCCAGCACAGAAGGCAGAAGGTGGCCAAGGCTTTGAAGAACTCCCATCACATGCTGGGTCTTGACAGGGAGCGGTTTAAAGCGGTCAGGGATGTCATAAAGAGGGTTCCCCACGGGGAGGAAAGGGTCTTTCAGCTGGATGTGGAGGACGTGAAGGACATAGAGGAATTTCTGAGGGCGGAGGGGGTGCTTCGCTGA
- a CDS encoding DUF655 domain-containing protein, which translates to MNKRRHRHSEYEDYAYVLDYMPAGYVDLDHNRTLKHALAQVIGDKAFTLLEVTPKTDLSLYERIFIGKGPRDKIIKINRKIGYDELTSTARAELPYVVEEIIKHNEDRFLRFFNEAPPITNKLHSLELLPGIGKKHMWEILEERKVPFESFEDLKHRVKGLPDPVKMLARRVMDELSGKCKYRLFVGHDRLFR; encoded by the coding sequence ATGAATAAGAGGCGGCACAGGCACTCAGAGTATGAGGACTACGCCTACGTGCTAGATTACATGCCCGCCGGTTACGTTGACCTGGATCACAACAGAACATTAAAACACGCTCTGGCCCAGGTTATTGGGGATAAGGCTTTCACCCTCCTTGAGGTGACCCCCAAAACTGATTTATCCCTCTACGAGCGCATATTCATAGGTAAGGGGCCGCGGGACAAGATAATAAAGATAAATAGGAAAATCGGATACGACGAACTAACCTCAACTGCCAGGGCGGAGCTCCCATACGTGGTGGAGGAGATTATCAAACACAACGAAGACCGCTTCCTCCGCTTCTTTAACGAGGCTCCCCCCATAACGAACAAGCTCCACAGTCTCGAGCTCCTACCGGGAATAGGCAAGAAGCACATGTGGGAGATACTGGAGGAGCGTAAGGTCCCCTTTGAGAGCTTTGAGGATTTGAAGCACCGCGTTAAGGGGCTCCCGGATCCCGTGAAGATGCTCGCCAGAAGGGTGATGGACGAGCTGAGCGGGAAGTGCAAGTACCGCCTGTTCGTTGGACACGACAGGCTCTTCCGCTAA
- a CDS encoding radical SAM protein: MIVAIIDGYTDEPAGLGVPPYLGIYPRYAYGAIKKARKDARIFYLTIDDLRATFEGEKGIKTKNKTPNFPNTAKILERADVIIYIGGLHTPGKYLSAVPSQVEEVARFLRPLRGVKILGGPAFMGSAHEGGTKIGSRELLLAQSVFDHIVYGDLEAFLFDYLKNPKDADPFRFRNYDELGDYAIIGAEVVKQFPDYPDFVIVEIETQRGCPKAMGIGGCSFCTEPVRYRKVEDRPVEDIVEEVKTLYDLGVRHFRVGRQSCIFSYMAKPNGRVPIPNPDALEKLFRGIRFVAPDIKTLHVDNANPAVIANYPEESRRIAKTLIKYGTAGNVVAFGLESADPKVAKLNNLNATAEETYEAVRILNEIGGKRGPNGMPWLLPGINIIFGLPGETKKSYEITFHFLKRLLDDGLMVRRINIRQVVVFPGTPLWHMREKVRTEKHKKLIQHYKYKIRHEIDFPMLQRVVPVGTVLHDVRAEVFDNGLTYGRQIGSYPLIVGIPKAVPTNRFYSVLIVGHGFRSITGVPIPIDVNHESPKVLQQLPGVGKKTVVKILSKRPFRSEEEFLDIVEDEKSRELLRGKVTLR, translated from the coding sequence ATGATAGTTGCGATAATAGACGGCTACACGGACGAACCGGCTGGTCTCGGCGTCCCGCCCTACCTCGGTATCTACCCCCGATACGCCTACGGGGCGATAAAGAAGGCGAGGAAGGACGCCAGAATTTTCTACCTCACAATAGACGACCTCAGGGCGACTTTTGAGGGTGAGAAGGGTATAAAGACCAAGAATAAAACCCCTAACTTTCCCAATACCGCGAAGATACTTGAGAGGGCCGACGTCATAATCTACATCGGCGGCCTCCACACGCCCGGAAAGTATCTGTCCGCGGTTCCTTCACAGGTGGAGGAAGTGGCGAGATTTCTGCGCCCCTTGAGGGGTGTTAAAATCCTCGGCGGGCCGGCTTTCATGGGTTCGGCCCACGAAGGCGGGACCAAGATAGGCTCCCGCGAGCTCCTCCTTGCCCAGTCGGTTTTTGACCACATCGTGTACGGCGACCTCGAGGCTTTTCTGTTCGACTACCTCAAGAACCCAAAGGACGCCGACCCATTCCGCTTCAGAAACTACGACGAATTGGGAGATTATGCAATTATTGGGGCTGAAGTTGTCAAGCAGTTCCCCGATTATCCCGACTTCGTCATAGTTGAGATAGAGACACAGAGGGGCTGTCCAAAAGCTATGGGCATAGGCGGCTGCTCCTTTTGCACCGAGCCCGTTCGCTACCGTAAAGTTGAGGACAGACCGGTTGAGGATATCGTTGAGGAGGTCAAGACTCTCTACGACCTCGGTGTGAGGCACTTCCGTGTGGGCAGGCAGAGCTGTATCTTCTCGTACATGGCTAAGCCCAACGGGAGGGTTCCCATACCTAACCCCGATGCACTGGAAAAGCTTTTCCGCGGAATACGCTTCGTTGCACCGGACATTAAGACGCTTCACGTGGACAACGCCAATCCAGCGGTTATAGCGAACTACCCCGAGGAGAGCAGAAGGATAGCGAAGACCCTCATTAAATACGGAACAGCCGGCAACGTCGTTGCCTTCGGTCTCGAGAGCGCCGACCCGAAGGTTGCCAAACTCAACAACCTCAACGCAACAGCCGAGGAGACCTACGAAGCCGTCAGGATCCTCAACGAAATCGGTGGGAAAAGGGGGCCCAACGGAATGCCGTGGCTTCTGCCGGGGATAAACATAATCTTTGGCCTTCCGGGCGAGACGAAGAAAAGCTACGAGATAACCTTCCACTTCCTCAAGCGGCTTCTTGACGATGGGTTGATGGTGAGGCGCATAAACATTCGGCAGGTTGTCGTCTTCCCGGGAACGCCCCTCTGGCACATGAGGGAGAAGGTCAGGACTGAGAAGCACAAGAAGCTCATCCAGCACTACAAGTACAAGATAAGGCATGAGATTGACTTCCCCATGCTCCAGCGCGTTGTCCCGGTTGGAACGGTACTCCACGATGTTCGTGCTGAGGTATTTGACAACGGTCTCACCTACGGCCGGCAGATAGGGAGCTATCCACTCATAGTTGGCATTCCCAAGGCGGTTCCAACCAACCGCTTTTACAGTGTCCTTATAGTGGGACACGGCTTCAGGAGCATCACGGGAGTTCCCATTCCCATAGACGTTAACCACGAGAGTCCCAAGGTGCTCCAGCAGTTGCCGGGGGTGGGGAAAAAGACCGTGGTAAAGATACTCTCAAAAAGGCCTTTCAGGAGTGAGGAGGAGTTTCTCGATATAGTGGAAGATGAAAAAAGCCGGGAACTCCTCAGGGGAAAGGTCACCCTTCGGTGA